In Solanum lycopersicum chromosome 3, SLM_r2.1, the genomic stretch GTGTGGCAAATGTTGTGTTAGTCAATACTTTTGTGATTTCTCTCTGTTAAGTGCCTTAAAATGCTACCACTATTTAGTCTCACTATGTTGTTTCTAGATTGTAGCTCTGTTTTGAGTCTTGATTAAACCACTTATTTGCTATCTTTTCTTATTCGATTCTTTCTTAAGGTTGTGCTCTAGTGTTTGGGCTTATTTAATGTTAGTTTCAGCATATTAACATGATTTGAATTCGTGTTCTCTCAAGCTTAAAGTCGTATTGGAGCCATGGGTCTACGTTCATCATTTATGAGTCATTTGCTTGTTTGAGATGATATATTTTGTTGTGTTCTTGCACTTGTCATGAGTTAAATGTCTAGTTGTTTTAGCTTAAGGCAGTTCTATCAAATATGCTAGCTTCACCTCTTGGTCCATGGAAGATTGCGATTTGCGACTCGAAAAGGTTACTCGCCCTCTCATTTTGTGTGTCCATAAACTTTCAGAGGCCAAAGTTTGAAGTATTTCAGCCTTCAGTGGTGATTTTGCCTTATTGTTGCATCTTTAGAACCTGCTATGTTTCAAGTTGTCTACTAGTGTTAAAATTTACTTTAGCATCTTCTGATATATTCATGTGGACACAGTAAAAAAAGCTTCTTGTTGAACAAAGAACTAGGTTTATCTATTCCTAAACCAAACGAGATCAGTCCAAGCCAGTTACCAAATGATTGTCCACCCTTTCCGCTCCtagtttttctttcattttattgcTGACTATACTatctttatcaaattttatacGCAGTTCAAATTTAATTACTAATACCCgatgtcattttttttagaatttacgCTAAGATTTAAATGTTTGCTCCGCCTCTAATTAGTAAGCACAAAAATTTTGTAACATATCTAAGGTCGCGAGTTTCATATCTTATATAACTATGTAAATATTATAACACATCTATAATaacttatttcaaatttttatttatttgacaaTTATATCTATTCAAATCATAAATCGAGacagaagatttttttttcttggtacTCCTTATGCTTTATTTTACTTGTCTTTTttaatttgacataaaattctaaaaaatatataatgatttttaactTTTGTGATTTTAGgataaacatattaaatatgtatcaaaatatataacttgataatttaaACATGTCAGATTGAATATTAGTATTAAAGAGTTATCGAAGACTAGAAATTTATAAAGCTCATTATCATttgtttaaaatgaaaaaacacATGAAACACTCGTCACAATATGTttggaaataaaaattaatagttatatgtttgaaatatgtatttttCTGTTGAGCTTTATTAAATAGTTGGActttttaaattcttaattatgAGTAGAAAAGGATGTCTTCAAAGATTGgacttttaattttgtgaaCGGAGAAGGTTCATTTTTTGATAAGGAATTAGTGTAATTATTTGATCGACTGCTTAATGTTGTCAACCCACTTCTTGATTCGTTTTAGATTGTGAAGCAAGTGACCTACTGACTCCATGACAACTACCCAGACTACAACGAGTCAGCCTAATAAAGCTAATGAACGAGCAGCCTCCTCTACTGCCAGCGTTCAAAACTCAGCTTCCTCATTCAAAAGATTGGGCAGGAAATCACCATTTATGAGATATGGACTTCCTATGATCTCACTAACAGTGCTTGGATCTATTGGTCTTAGCCAACTTCTGCAAGGCAGGTTAGTTATACTTAATGTCAAATTACTCAACTGATGTTCGTTTAACACTAACAAACTGACGAATTGTCCTTGTTTACAGTTAGTCCTTATGTAACTATCTGGTATTGTGAGCTCATAACTCGATCTTAGTTTGGTTCTGATTTACTTGTCATTGTGCACATTAGTCAAGTTATTCTTTAATGTTCCTTTTGATGCATTTTTCTGggcttttcaaaattttcatagttGTTGCTTCCTCAGTTTTAACTAATACgtagtattttcttttattttgaatagttaATAGTAAGTTTTAGACATCTGACTCCATGTGTTAAGGAAGCCAGCGAGGGAAGACATTTACATGTTAATTGATAATGATTTTTGGATACCTCAGTTTTCTATATAGCAGTCAAGTCCTTGTAAGTTGTCAAGATactgttttttgtttttctcaacTGTAAATATGGCACAACCTttgtttttttgatatttataacaTTGCTTCTGTTtggcaaaaaaaataatgataaaagcCAAAATGAAGTGTATTCAAGGCTAAAGATAATAATTGCACAAGAAAAGTAAGAATAATTCAGGAGGAGATTTTCATTTACCTTGTTGTACCTAATTGTCATTATCTCTTGTTTtagaccattgtgtttttgaCTTCTCTTACCCTGATTTTATATTGACTCATATCTTTTCGGATCACTATAGGTAAAGTGATACTTATACGTGTATTGGTAATGCTACTAACTATTGGCATCCTGCTAGAGTTGAATTTTGGTAGCTGAAGTGAAAGCCATTTATAGGCTATTTCAGTCGGCCTGAGTCTACTATCAATATGACGGCTAGgcattaaaatatgtcatcTCTTACACCCTATGTGTGTATTTATGTGGTTCACGCCCACTCCAAAGGAGTGTAGCTTCTAGATAGacaaaattttggcattttggtGATCTTCCTGTTTTTTTGGGATAGTTTTCTGCTGTCATAGATTGTGTGCGGTGTTCAGACATTGTCCTATCTTTTAACGCAGCTTAAGACTAAGTGGTGCAAAATTTTGTAGTTCAGCAAGGATATAGCTAAAGTAAAGGATGATCAAGAGTGGGAAATCATAGAAACAAGAAAAGCTCTCTCCCGGTATGGACCTGTCAATGCATAtaaccccaaaaaaataaacttggAGGAAGAACTAAAGgtacaaatatatttgtatgtatGCGTGTGTTGAATTCCTTTCTAAAGCTTATGTTGATGTCTATTTAATTCCTGTGCAGGCATTGCAAGAGAAGGTTGATATTAATGATTATGAATATAAGAAAATCCCCAAGCCCAAGGAAAGCGAATAAAATAATGTTACTGGGACTCTCTTGTGCAATAATTTTGCAGCTCGTTGGCTTCTCTTTTGGAGAGTCATTTGTCTGATTTATCTGCCAGGCAGCTCTTCCATCCACGATTTACGTGCTGCATTCCATGTTTGAAATAACGTGGGACTATCGTATCATTTAAGTCCTATGTTTAACAGTTGATTTGCCTAGATATCCTTCTATGGTTGTTTGCCCTCCGGGAAGAATAGAAGTTGTAACACCAAAACTTGCAGTTGTTATGGCTACAACTTCCTTAGACCTCACTAATTAACTTCTACATAAGAGATTATTTCTGGTTAGCTCTTGTGACTTGTTCTCCCTTGAAGTTTGTCAACTATACTACTAATTCCCCCTTCTAGTTAAGATTAGCATGTAATACTTGTCAAAAAAGGGtccattttctattttaattttcttttttattaagtcTTTATCAGTACGTGTAACTAAAGCAggttattttttctaatatgatGCAGTAAAATATTCGATTCATTTCTCATTATGAACTTATATTGCAGATTGGGCAGAACTATCTATTAGATTGCATTTTACATGTGCATGAACTGCACGCTATGGTTTCTCTTACTTTGTTTACTCACTGGTTTGATTCGTTGGCAAATAAATATACATCATATTATTCTTCAGATTGACAATCAGCGTTCGCTTGCCGTTCATATTAAATAATCTTCTAAATGCTAATACAAAACATTCTGCATATTACCTTTAGATGAAGAATGACTTGGTCATCGGCAACAGgtaatcaaatttttttgaacttCACACTGACACATGCACATAGACTATAGTATAAAATCTGTCACATGTTCCAAAGAAAGGGAGATGTAGCTCTTTACAACATTTATAGATAGCAAAAATATGGTTCCCTTCTTTACTACCGTCTACTATAAGAAACTTGGTTCTCCCACCTCAGTAAAATTTGGCTGGACACAACATAATATCCTCTTTCTCCCCAATCCTCACCATTTTATGTGTTAGCCCCTGGCTGACAACACATCCAAATTTAGGCTGGATGATGACCCCTCGGGCTGAGAGATTTTTCTAATATTTCTGCTGTAGTCAACGTCTTGTCCTAACGGGAGGTCCAAAAGGTATTTTTCCTTGCTACCAACTTGCTGCAGATGCATCACTGCAAGCATGCTGATTGCAACCAACGCTGCATTCCCCAAAATTCCACCAACTTCATCCACTCTAAAAGACTTCCTAAAGAAATCAAAACTAGAAAAGAATATATTGAGTAGAGCATTTGATCTCTTCTTTATCTGCGTCGTTAAATTTTCACCTGTGGCGCTTGTAGCAGGACCATACTGATTTTCAGGAGAAACAAATTGACTGGCATTACGAACATCTCCCACCAAAGATTGAGCTTCTTCAATGAATTTATACTTCTTACCCGGATGTTCAGCCAATCGCATAGCAAGTACAATTCGGCTTTGCTCTAAGCGAGCAAGTGCAGCATCCCTTTCTGCACGTTGCTGATTCTGCACGGTCTGGTACAAGTGCacccaaaaagaagaaaagtagGAAGTTAATATCTATTgtacacataatataatattagaaGTCAATCAAACTGCGCAGTCATACTTCTTAAACAAAAAGCAGTGCCAACTAAGATAATCACTATGTGAATGCTTCTAGTACATATTCAGCAATAAAGAAGAGGATCTTAGAAAGAGTTCAGGATCTTTCCATTTAAATCTTCATAAATCGAACTTGAAGTACTTCTACTTTAAACATACTCTGATCAATGTAAACAGCTCAAACCAACTACTTGTCTTCATCAACCACATCTGTATACCATCCTAAATGCTTTTTAACTGATTCTGTTACGCATTAGCAGCACCTGCCCAAAGACCCCTCAACtcaagagaaaagaaagaaaatgctCTAAAACATCATGAACCACTTCAAGTAATGCAATTGAAGAACAAGATATAGATTGCATTTACTACAATTACTCCAATGCCTTCAAAGCTGACTAGCAAGAAAAGTTGGTCTTATGCATAGGGTACCATGACCCCCCAGATGGACCAATGAAATACACGAACCAGCG encodes the following:
- the LOC101255366 gene encoding uncharacterized protein isoform X1; protein product: MTTTQTTTSQPNKANERAASSTASVQNSASSFKRLGRKSPFMRYGLPMISLTVLGSIGLSQLLQGSKDIAKVKDDQEWEIIETRKALSRYGPVNAYNPKKINLEEELKALQEKVDINDYEYKKIPKPKESE
- the LOC101255366 gene encoding uncharacterized protein isoform X2; protein product: MRYGLPMISLTVLGSIGLSQLLQGSKDIAKVKDDQEWEIIETRKALSRYGPVNAYNPKKINLEEELKALQEKVDINDYEYKKIPKPKESE
- the LOC101255663 gene encoding plastid division protein PDV1-like is translated as MKWEMEVYEIEAVLEKIWDLHDKLSDAIHSVSRAQFLNSVKSRSKSDDFYGHRSNKRNDNNGNQVKHGYVFVKEFPVDEDESAVHEAKSLNAIRTALEHLEDQLEFFHTVQNQQRAERDAALARLEQSRIVLAMRLAEHPGKKYKFIEEAQSLVGDVRNASQFVSPENQYGPATSATGENLTTQIKKRSNALLNIFFSSFDFFRKSFRVDEVGGILGNAALVAISMLAVMHLQQVGSKEKYLLDLPLGQDVDYSRNIRKISQPEGSSSSLNLDVLSARG